One genomic window of Tatumella citrea includes the following:
- the panB gene encoding 3-methyl-2-oxobutanoate hydroxymethyltransferase: MKSVTINDLRKWKLSGEKFAALTVYDYSFAHLFSDEGIPVLLVGDSLGMTIQGHDSTLPVTVEQIAYHTSAVRRGAGAALLLADLPFMSYSSPAQAYENSAQLMRAGANMVKLEGGAWLAETVLGLTERAVPVCGHLGLTPQSVNVFGGYKVQGRDNEAAETLLNDALTLERAGMQLLVLECVPQSLAARVTAALSVPVIGIGAGNQTDGQILVMHDALGVTDGHLPKFSKNFLAETGNIRDAVRLYIRQVAEGSYPAAEHSYQ, encoded by the coding sequence ATGAAATCAGTCACGATTAATGATCTTCGCAAATGGAAATTGTCGGGCGAAAAATTTGCCGCACTGACCGTTTATGATTACAGCTTTGCTCACCTTTTCTCTGACGAAGGCATTCCGGTGCTGTTGGTGGGCGATTCTCTGGGTATGACCATTCAGGGCCATGATTCCACTCTGCCGGTCACAGTTGAACAGATTGCCTACCATACCTCAGCAGTGCGCCGCGGAGCCGGTGCCGCTCTGCTGCTGGCAGACCTGCCATTTATGAGTTATTCATCCCCTGCGCAAGCGTATGAAAACTCTGCGCAACTGATGCGGGCCGGAGCGAATATGGTAAAACTGGAAGGAGGCGCCTGGCTGGCTGAAACAGTTCTCGGACTGACCGAACGGGCAGTGCCGGTATGTGGTCATCTGGGGCTGACACCGCAGTCAGTCAATGTATTCGGCGGCTACAAGGTTCAGGGACGTGACAACGAAGCGGCCGAAACATTACTGAACGACGCCCTGACACTGGAACGTGCAGGTATGCAACTTTTGGTTCTGGAATGTGTGCCACAGTCTCTGGCCGCGAGAGTGACTGCCGCATTATCTGTCCCGGTGATCGGCATTGGTGCCGGTAATCAGACCGACGGGCAAATTCTGGTCATGCATGATGCCCTGGGTGTCACCGATGGCCATTTGCCAAAATTCAGTAAAAACTTCCTGGCAGAAACGGGCAATATCCGCGATGCCGTACGCCTGTATATTCGTCAGGTTGCGGAAGGCAGTTACCCTGCCGCAGAACACAGTTATCAGTAG
- the panC gene encoding pantoate--beta-alanine ligase, with amino-acid sequence MKVIETPAELHQEIRRLRQLNQSIALVPTMGNLHDGHMTLMDTAKAQADIVVASIFVNPMQFDRADDLARYPRTFAEDCEKLQQHQVDILFAPSAEVIFPGGTGAQTFVEVPEISYLLEGASRPGHFRGVSTIVSKLFNMVQPDIACFGEKDFQQLQLIRKMVADLGYNIRIIGVPTVRAPDHLALSSRNGYLTAEQRENAPRLSQIMNAMAKQLTSAQSDTAAIIAGAEQQLRDNGFTPDGIAICDSQTLHPLTADSDSAVILMAAWLGKARLIDNQQVSFL; translated from the coding sequence GTGAAAGTGATTGAAACGCCGGCAGAATTGCATCAGGAAATTCGCCGACTGCGACAACTGAATCAGAGTATCGCGTTGGTCCCGACAATGGGGAATTTGCACGACGGCCATATGACGTTGATGGATACTGCAAAAGCACAGGCAGATATCGTCGTGGCATCAATTTTTGTGAATCCGATGCAATTTGACCGTGCCGATGATCTGGCCCGCTACCCACGAACCTTTGCAGAAGACTGCGAAAAACTACAACAACATCAGGTCGATATTTTATTCGCTCCGTCAGCAGAAGTGATCTTCCCTGGTGGCACCGGTGCTCAGACATTCGTTGAGGTCCCTGAAATCTCTTATTTACTGGAGGGAGCCAGTCGCCCCGGGCATTTCCGTGGCGTATCAACCATTGTCAGTAAGTTGTTTAATATGGTGCAGCCTGATATTGCCTGCTTTGGTGAAAAAGATTTTCAGCAACTGCAGCTTATCCGCAAAATGGTGGCCGATCTCGGCTATAACATCCGGATTATCGGCGTGCCTACAGTTCGGGCTCCGGACCATCTTGCACTCAGTTCACGTAATGGCTATCTGACAGCAGAGCAGCGCGAGAATGCGCCACGGCTTAGCCAAATCATGAATGCCATGGCAAAGCAGCTCACCAGCGCTCAGTCTGATACTGCGGCTATCATTGCCGGGGCGGAGCAGCAGTTACGTGACAATGGATTTACGCCTGACGGGATTGCTATCTGTGACAGCCAGACTCTGCATCCACTGACTGCTGACAGTGACAGTGCGGTGATCCTGATGGCTGCATGGCTGGGTAAAGCCCGCCTTATCGATAATCAGCAGGTCAGTTTTCTGTAA
- the panD gene encoding aspartate 1-decarboxylase → MLRTVLQGKLHRVSVTLADLNYEGSCAIDQDFMEAAGILEYEAIDIYNVNNGQRFSTYAIAAERGSRIISVNGAAARCACVGDLLIICSYVQVADEQARVWQPKVAYFGEGNEMQRVAKAVPVQMA, encoded by the coding sequence ATGTTACGTACCGTGCTGCAGGGCAAATTACATCGCGTCAGTGTGACTCTGGCCGATCTTAACTATGAAGGTTCCTGCGCGATAGACCAGGACTTTATGGAAGCCGCCGGGATCCTCGAATATGAAGCTATTGATATTTATAACGTGAATAACGGTCAGCGCTTCTCAACCTATGCGATTGCGGCTGAACGCGGCTCGCGCATAATCTCGGTTAACGGGGCAGCAGCGCGTTGTGCCTGTGTCGGTGATTTACTGATTATTTGCAGCTATGTGCAGGTAGCGGATGAACAGGCCCGGGTGTGGCAGCCAAAAGTTGCTTATTTTGGCGAAGGTAATGAGATGCAGCGGGTGGCGAAAGCTGTTCCGGTGCAGATGGCCTGA
- a CDS encoding ABC transporter permease, whose translation MAHLYWVALKSIWAKETHRFMRIWIQTLVPPVITMTLYFIIFGNLIGSRIGDMHGFTYMQFIVPGLIMMSVITNSYANVASSFFSAKFQHNIEELLVAPVPTHIIIAGYVGGGVARGICVGVLVTAISLFFVPFHVYFWPMVALTIVLTSVLFSLAGLLNAVFARSFDDISLIPTFVLTPLTYLGGVFYSLSLLPPVWQIVSKLNPIVYMISGFRYGFLGINDVPVGLTIGILLVFIAVFYAVVWTLIQRGRGLRS comes from the coding sequence ATGGCGCATTTGTATTGGGTAGCGCTGAAAAGCATCTGGGCAAAAGAAACCCACCGTTTTATGCGGATCTGGATTCAGACGCTGGTGCCGCCAGTCATCACCATGACCCTGTATTTTATTATTTTCGGTAATCTGATCGGCTCACGAATCGGTGATATGCATGGTTTTACCTATATGCAATTCATTGTTCCCGGCCTGATTATGATGTCAGTGATCACTAACTCTTACGCGAATGTGGCTTCATCATTTTTCAGCGCTAAGTTTCAGCACAATATAGAAGAGTTGCTGGTTGCTCCGGTCCCAACCCATATTATTATTGCCGGCTATGTTGGTGGCGGCGTTGCGCGGGGAATTTGCGTCGGGGTGTTGGTCACGGCGATATCACTGTTCTTTGTGCCGTTCCATGTCTACTTCTGGCCAATGGTGGCACTGACCATAGTTCTGACCTCGGTATTATTCTCACTGGCAGGGCTGCTGAATGCGGTTTTCGCCCGCAGTTTTGATGATATCAGTCTGATTCCTACTTTTGTGCTGACGCCTCTGACTTACCTGGGCGGGGTATTCTACTCACTGTCATTACTTCCACCGGTCTGGCAGATTGTCTCTAAGCTGAACCCGATTGTTTATATGATCAGTGGATTCCGTTATGGATTCCTGGGGATTAATGATGTTCCGGTGGGGCTGACCATTGGGATTTTGCTGGTGTTTATTGCGGTGTTTTACGCAGTAGTCTGGACGTTAATTCAGCGTGGCAGAGGTTTGCGCAGCTGA
- a CDS encoding ABC transporter ATP-binding protein, translated as MTYALEISGLTKTYGDSVRALKGLDLKVQAGDFYALLGPNGAGKSTTIGIISSLVNKSSGQVKVFGHDLDTDKVNAKRKLGLVPQEFNFNPFETVLQIVVSQAGYYGVERKEALVRAEKYLRQLDLWEKRDQRARMLSGGMKRRLMIARALMHEPKLLILDEPTAGVDIELRRSMWVFLKELNIHGTTIILTTHYLEEAEMLCRNIGIIQRGELVENTSMKNLLGKLKSETFILDLAPHSPLPKLEGFNFKLVDTSTLEVEVLREQGLNSVFSQLTAQGISVLSMRNKANRLEELFVSLVNGTTEEK; from the coding sequence ATGACTTATGCACTGGAAATTTCCGGACTGACCAAAACCTATGGGGACAGTGTCAGAGCACTGAAAGGGCTCGACTTAAAGGTACAGGCGGGGGATTTTTATGCACTGCTGGGGCCTAACGGTGCCGGAAAATCAACAACTATCGGGATCATCAGTTCACTGGTTAATAAATCTTCCGGGCAGGTAAAAGTGTTCGGTCACGATCTTGATACTGACAAAGTGAATGCCAAACGCAAGCTGGGACTGGTCCCGCAGGAATTTAATTTCAACCCGTTTGAAACCGTACTACAGATTGTGGTTAGCCAGGCGGGTTACTACGGTGTTGAACGCAAGGAAGCGCTGGTTCGCGCTGAAAAGTACCTGCGTCAGCTCGATTTATGGGAAAAACGGGATCAGCGGGCCAGAATGCTCTCCGGTGGGATGAAACGCCGCTTAATGATTGCCCGCGCCCTGATGCACGAGCCAAAGCTGTTAATTCTTGATGAACCTACCGCCGGGGTAGACATCGAATTACGGCGTTCTATGTGGGTCTTCCTCAAGGAACTGAATATCCATGGAACCACGATTATTCTGACTACCCATTATCTGGAAGAAGCTGAAATGCTTTGCCGTAATATCGGTATTATTCAGCGCGGGGAATTGGTTGAAAATACCTCGATGAAAAATCTGCTGGGTAAACTCAAATCGGAAACATTTATTCTGGATTTGGCACCCCACAGCCCGTTGCCGAAGCTGGAAGGTTTTAATTTTAAACTGGTAGATACCTCGACTCTTGAAGTTGAAGTGTTACGTGAGCAGGGGCTGAATAGTGTGTTCAGCCAACTGACCGCACAGGGCATTTCGGTACTGAGTATGCGTAATAAAGCGAACCGTCTGGAAGAACTGTTCGTCAGCCTGGTCAACGGCACAACGGAGGAAAAATAA
- the hpt gene encoding hypoxanthine phosphoribosyltransferase codes for MKHTVEVMISEQEIKQRIAALGQQISADYRDRGNDIVLVGLLRGSFMFMADLCRAIEVSHEVDFMTASSYGSGMSSTRDVKIMKDLDEDIRGKDVLIVEDIIDSGNTLSKVREILSLREPKSLAICTLLDKPDRREVHVDVEYVGFTIPDEFVVGYGIDYAQRYRHLPYVGKVVILEP; via the coding sequence ATGAAACACACTGTAGAAGTGATGATTTCCGAACAGGAAATTAAACAGCGTATCGCAGCGCTTGGACAGCAAATTTCCGCCGATTACCGTGACCGCGGCAATGATATTGTGCTGGTCGGGCTGTTGCGTGGATCATTTATGTTTATGGCTGATCTGTGCAGAGCCATAGAGGTATCTCACGAAGTCGATTTTATGACTGCCTCAAGCTATGGCAGCGGCATGTCGAGTACCCGTGACGTGAAGATCATGAAAGATCTGGATGAAGATATCCGTGGGAAAGATGTGTTAATCGTTGAGGATATTATTGATTCAGGAAATACCCTGAGTAAGGTTCGCGAAATATTGAGCCTGCGTGAACCAAAGTCACTGGCTATCTGTACTCTGCTGGATAAGCCGGACCGCAGAGAAGTTCATGTAGATGTTGAATATGTTGGCTTTACTATTCCGGATGAGTTTGTTGTCGGCTATGGAATTGACTACGCGCAACGCTACCGTCACCTGCCGTATGTCGGCAAAGTGGTAATTCTTGAGCCCTGA
- the cueO gene encoding multicopper oxidase CueO translates to MQRRDFLKLTTALTAAGILPVWSRSLMAAQRPLLPIPALLTPDIRQQIRLTAMAGTTQWQGKNVETWGYNGSLLGPAIRLQRHQPVTVNINNTLPAATTLHWHGLKVGGEVDGGPLEIIAAGSRRQVTFTPDQNAATCWYHPHLHGHTGFQVAKGLAGLVIIDDDEIGKMRLPTEWGVDDIPLIFQDKQLTSDGTAIDYQLDIMRAAVGWFGDMMLTNGVSYPQHAVPHGWVRFRMLNGCNARSLHLTTSDKRPLYIIASDGGLMAEPVKVESLSFIPGERFEVMVDTTDGQPFDFVTLPVEQAGMTLSPFDQPLPLINILPLRVAGSSILPDQLTTMPALPAADSIKQLNHRTLTLSMDKQLDQQGMAALMKRYGHKAMAGMHQSDSQESADSMQGMQMPADDHMAGMSMSSDHSMHSMSMGSGHPTGSYDFHQGNKINGKAFDMHQPSFDVPLQTSEVWRISGEGDMMLHPFHIHGTQFRILSENGQPVAAHRSGWKDMVRVEGGVSEVLVSFPHTASKETAYMAHCHLLEHEDTGMMLGFTVSGS, encoded by the coding sequence ATGCAGCGTCGCGACTTTTTGAAACTTACTACCGCATTAACGGCAGCCGGAATTTTGCCGGTCTGGAGCCGTTCACTGATGGCAGCTCAGCGGCCCTTACTTCCGATCCCGGCACTGCTGACCCCGGATATTCGTCAGCAAATCAGGTTGACCGCTATGGCGGGGACCACCCAATGGCAGGGGAAAAATGTTGAGACCTGGGGTTATAACGGCAGCCTGCTTGGCCCGGCTATTCGTCTGCAACGCCATCAGCCAGTGACAGTGAATATTAATAATACCTTACCGGCAGCCACCACTCTGCACTGGCATGGGCTGAAAGTGGGGGGAGAAGTTGACGGAGGCCCACTGGAAATTATCGCCGCAGGTAGCCGTCGTCAGGTTACGTTTACCCCGGACCAGAACGCCGCAACCTGTTGGTATCACCCCCATTTACATGGACATACCGGATTTCAGGTCGCCAAAGGGCTGGCTGGCCTGGTGATTATTGATGATGATGAAATTGGCAAAATGCGCTTACCGACCGAATGGGGAGTTGATGATATTCCGCTGATATTTCAGGATAAACAACTGACCAGTGACGGAACTGCCATTGATTATCAACTGGATATTATGCGGGCCGCTGTTGGCTGGTTTGGCGATATGATGCTGACTAATGGTGTCAGTTATCCTCAGCATGCAGTGCCGCACGGCTGGGTTCGTTTTCGTATGCTCAATGGTTGTAATGCCCGCAGCCTGCACTTAACTACCAGTGACAAGAGACCTTTGTACATTATCGCCAGTGATGGCGGCCTAATGGCGGAGCCGGTCAAGGTTGAATCTCTGTCGTTTATTCCGGGTGAGCGTTTCGAAGTGATGGTCGATACCACAGATGGGCAGCCTTTTGATTTTGTGACTTTGCCGGTTGAACAGGCCGGTATGACGCTTTCTCCGTTTGATCAGCCTCTGCCACTGATTAATATTCTTCCGTTGCGCGTTGCCGGCAGCAGCATTTTGCCAGACCAGCTAACTACCATGCCAGCCCTGCCTGCAGCAGACTCAATTAAACAGCTAAATCACAGAACTCTGACGCTATCCATGGATAAACAGTTGGACCAGCAGGGAATGGCGGCACTGATGAAACGCTATGGTCATAAGGCAATGGCAGGAATGCATCAGTCTGATTCACAGGAGTCTGCAGACAGTATGCAGGGTATGCAGATGCCTGCCGACGACCATATGGCAGGTATGTCTATGTCCTCTGACCATTCGATGCATTCAATGAGTATGGGATCGGGTCATCCAACCGGAAGTTATGATTTCCATCAGGGAAATAAAATTAACGGCAAGGCGTTTGACATGCATCAGCCATCTTTTGATGTCCCGCTACAAACGTCGGAAGTCTGGCGGATAAGCGGGGAGGGAGACATGATGCTGCACCCGTTCCATATTCACGGTACGCAATTTCGTATTCTTTCTGAGAATGGCCAGCCGGTCGCCGCACACCGTAGTGGCTGGAAAGATATGGTAAGAGTGGAAGGAGGGGTTAGCGAAGTGCTGGTCAGTTTCCCCCATACTGCCTCGAAAGAGACCGCATATATGGCGCATTGTCATCTGTTGGAACATGAAGATACCGGTATGATGCTCGGGTTTACGGTGAGTGGCAGCTGA
- a CDS encoding YacC family pilotin-like protein, with the protein MTKMFRFLLLSVLLGASGTSFALDESQAEDMADLTAVFIYLKNDCGYQDIPDAQIRNALVFFARQNHWDLSNYDLMNMQQRGESSYEDLSGIAVPEAKKCHSLAEKSLSLLAYVNK; encoded by the coding sequence ATGACCAAAATGTTCAGGTTCCTGCTGCTATCCGTGTTACTAGGGGCATCCGGCACAAGTTTCGCACTTGACGAATCACAGGCAGAAGATATGGCCGATTTAACGGCAGTATTTATCTATCTTAAAAATGACTGTGGCTATCAGGATATTCCCGATGCACAAATTCGTAACGCACTGGTTTTCTTTGCCCGCCAGAACCACTGGGATCTGAGCAATTATGATTTGATGAACATGCAGCAACGTGGTGAATCAAGTTATGAAGATCTCAGTGGTATTGCAGTACCTGAAGCGAAAAAGTGCCACTCTCTGGCAGAAAAATCGCTAAGTTTACTGGCCTATGTGAATAAGTAA
- the speE gene encoding polyamine aminopropyltransferase yields the protein MSQHEKWHETLHDGFGQYFTVDKQLYRDKTEHQDLVIFENSAFGRIMALDGVVQTTERDEFIYHEMLTHVPLFAHGDARSVLIIGGGDGGMLREVARHPGVEKITMVEIDAGVVNFCRQYLPSHSNGAYDDPRFTLVIDDGVNFVSQTEQKFDVIISDCTDPIGPGESLFTSDFYAGCQRCLNEDGIFVAQNGVCFLQQDEAVNSHRRLSPYFSDVTFYQAAVPTYYGGIMTFAWASNNSQLRQLPADTLKARFKETDIRCRYYTPDIHQASFALPQYLLDALNAE from the coding sequence ATGTCTCAGCATGAGAAATGGCATGAAACACTTCATGACGGGTTCGGGCAGTATTTTACCGTCGATAAACAATTATACCGGGACAAGACAGAACACCAGGATCTGGTCATTTTTGAAAACAGCGCCTTTGGCCGTATAATGGCCCTGGACGGCGTGGTTCAGACCACAGAACGGGATGAATTCATCTATCATGAGATGCTCACCCATGTTCCGTTGTTTGCACACGGTGATGCCAGAAGCGTGCTGATTATCGGTGGCGGTGACGGTGGTATGCTTCGGGAAGTTGCCCGCCATCCGGGGGTTGAAAAAATCACCATGGTAGAAATTGACGCCGGAGTGGTTAACTTCTGTCGCCAGTATCTGCCGTCCCACAGCAACGGAGCCTATGACGATCCTCGCTTCACGCTGGTCATTGATGATGGTGTAAATTTTGTTAGTCAGACTGAACAGAAATTTGATGTGATCATCTCTGACTGTACCGACCCGATTGGCCCTGGTGAAAGCCTCTTTACTTCAGACTTTTATGCCGGCTGCCAACGCTGCCTGAATGAAGATGGTATCTTTGTTGCCCAGAACGGCGTCTGCTTCCTGCAACAGGATGAAGCGGTCAACAGCCATCGTCGACTCAGTCCTTATTTTTCCGACGTCACCTTTTATCAGGCGGCAGTGCCAACCTATTACGGTGGCATCATGACTTTTGCCTGGGCCAGCAACAATTCACAGTTACGCCAGTTACCTGCGGACACGCTAAAAGCACGCTTTAAGGAAACTGACATACGTTGCCGTTATTATACTCCGGACATTCACCAGGCAAGCTTCGCCCTGCCACAATATTTACTGGACGCTCTGAACGCAGAGTAA
- the speD gene encoding adenosylmethionine decarboxylase, producing MQKLKLHGFNNLTKSLSFCIYDICYANSQEERDGYIAYIDEQYNANRLTEILSETCSIIGANILNIARQDYEPQGASVTILVSEEPINPEDIDTSEHPGPLPDAIVAHLDKSHICVHTYPESHPEGGLCTFRADIEVSTCGVISPLKALNYLIHQLESDIVTIDYRVRGFTRDINGLKHFIDHEINSIQNFMSKDIKSMYDMMDVNVYQENIFHSKMLLKEFDLKHYLFNTRPEDLTPQEHQRITDLLWKEMREIYYGRNIPAISNK from the coding sequence TTGCAAAAGCTTAAACTACATGGCTTCAACAACCTGACTAAGAGCCTGAGTTTTTGTATCTACGATATTTGCTATGCGAATTCACAAGAAGAACGTGATGGTTATATTGCCTATATTGATGAACAATATAATGCCAACCGGCTAACCGAGATACTCAGCGAAACCTGTTCAATTATCGGCGCAAATATTCTGAATATTGCCCGCCAGGACTACGAGCCTCAGGGAGCGAGTGTCACTATCCTTGTCAGCGAAGAACCCATTAATCCTGAAGATATTGATACCTCGGAACACCCAGGCCCGTTACCGGATGCTATTGTCGCGCACCTGGATAAAAGCCACATCTGCGTGCATACCTATCCGGAGAGCCATCCAGAAGGTGGACTCTGTACCTTCCGCGCCGATATAGAAGTTTCAACCTGCGGGGTGATCTCACCGCTGAAGGCACTGAATTATCTGATCCACCAGCTGGAATCAGACATTGTCACCATCGATTACCGGGTAAGAGGTTTTACTCGTGATATCAATGGATTAAAGCATTTTATTGATCACGAAATTAACTCGATACAGAATTTCATGTCCAAAGATATCAAATCAATGTATGACATGATGGATGTGAATGTATATCAGGAAAATATCTTCCACAGCAAAATGCTGTTAAAGGAATTTGACCTGAAACATTACCTGTTTAATACCCGCCCGGAAGACCTGACGCCTCAGGAGCATCAGCGGATCACTGATCTGCTGTGGAAGGAGATGCGGGAAATTTATTATGGCCGCAACATTCCGGCGATCAGTAATAAATAA
- a CDS encoding YacL family protein: MSMDHEAVGHWFNEEVQGDMALLDEVVAASLALKGTENQWQKTGKEYTLWLDAEEVMIGANLLSFETDELEEGMAYYDQESLSFCGLEDFLQLISAYREFARGR, translated from the coding sequence ATGTCGATGGATCATGAAGCCGTGGGGCACTGGTTTAATGAAGAAGTGCAGGGTGATATGGCGCTGCTGGATGAGGTAGTCGCGGCATCACTGGCACTGAAAGGCACCGAAAATCAGTGGCAGAAAACCGGTAAAGAATACACGCTGTGGCTGGATGCGGAAGAAGTGATGATTGGTGCTAATCTGCTTTCTTTCGAAACGGATGAATTAGAAGAAGGAATGGCCTACTACGATCAGGAATCCCTGTCATTCTGCGGGCTGGAGGATTTTCTGCAGCTGATTTCGGCTTACCGTGAATTTGCCCGTGGTCGCTAA